One Malania oleifera isolate guangnan ecotype guangnan chromosome 9, ASM2987363v1, whole genome shotgun sequence DNA segment encodes these proteins:
- the LOC131164289 gene encoding ethylene-responsive transcription factor ERF027, producing MDDPLAPTTNVRQEARHSPPHPPPTLDHFPHSISNIPVIPTWETPTTPKYPSLPLGTTSTMSSTSSGGGGPTGKHPRYRGIRCRSGKWVSEIREPRKTTRIWLGTFQTPEMAAAAFDVAALAVKGSEAVLNFPDSVHTYPVPASPSPGDIRTAAAAAAALRKPQTGCGEPGGHRGSTDVHVEDAHSAGAGEEYVDEEALFDMPSLLVDMAEGMLMSPPRINSPPSDDDSPRNTEGESLWNYY from the coding sequence atggatgacCCTCTTGCGCCCACAACTAACGTGCGCCAGGAGGCACGCCACTCGCCCCCTCACCCCCCACCAACCCTTGACCATTTCCCACATTCCATTTCCAATATCCCTGTCATCCCCACGTGGGAAACTCCTACTACCCCCAAATATCCTTCTCTCCCACTAGGCACTACTAGCACAATGAGCTCCACCTCCTCCGGCGGCGGCGGCCCCACCGGGAAACACCCCAGGTACCGCGGCATCCGCTGCCGCAGCGGCAAGTGGGTGTCCGAAATTCGGGAGCCCCGTAAGACCACCCGTATATGGCTCGGCACCTTCCAGACCCCGGAGATGGCCGCCGCCGCCTTCGACGTGGCGGCCCTCGCCGTCAAGGGCAGCGAGGCGGTTCTTAACTTCCCCGACAGCGTTCACACGTACCCGGTTCCTGCGTCGCCTTCTCCCGGGGATATTCGCACTGCGGCTGCTGCGGCTGCCGCATTGAGGAAACCGCAAACGGGATGCGGAGAGCCGGGAGGCCACCGCGGGAGCACTGACGTCCACGTGGAGGATGCCCATTCGGCGGGTGCTGGAGAAGAGTACGTGGACGAGGAGGCGCTTTTTGACATGCCGAGTTTGCTGGTAGACATGGCGGAGGGAATGCTGATGTCGCCGCCGAGAATAAATTCGCCGCCGTCGGACGACGACTCGCCGAGAAATACAGAGGGAGAAAGTCTATGGAACTATTATTAA